A single region of the Rhodococcus sp. W8901 genome encodes:
- a CDS encoding protoporphyrinogen oxidase, with protein sequence MTGRRVSVAVVGGGVTGLVAAYRLRQRLGDGARITVVEAGSRTGGKLRTVDLAGDPVDVGAEAFIARRPEVADLIVELGLQDQLVHPTGRSPLIWSQGSLHPLPSRTLMGIPSDPQSMAGLVDADTLARIVAEPTVPFEWDPAADVDVATLVGGRFGEQVVRRSVDPLLGGVYSGLSDSIGVRAALPTLAAALDSGAPSLSAAVRAALPTPSPGPVFGTLRDGYGVLLAALRDAAAPEMVLDASATGLRRDEDGWWIDPLDHVDGIVLAVPAPQMVGLVADAAPPLAEAARGIELASSAVVALALPTDAGVPENSGVLVATGESLGAKAFTLSSRKWPHLADRDVTLVRASYGRFGDAAVVDSTDEQLIAKARADLETVTGVRADPVDAIVARWHGGLPQYAPGHLDRVAAIEAAAADVDGLEIAGAYLHGVGVPACVASATTAATRLAARVAG encoded by the coding sequence GTGACCGGTCGGCGCGTCTCGGTAGCGGTCGTCGGTGGCGGCGTCACCGGGCTCGTCGCGGCCTATCGGCTGCGGCAGCGGCTCGGTGACGGCGCCCGGATCACCGTCGTCGAGGCGGGCTCACGGACCGGTGGCAAGCTGCGGACCGTCGATCTCGCGGGCGATCCCGTCGACGTGGGCGCCGAGGCGTTCATCGCGCGCCGCCCGGAGGTTGCGGACCTCATCGTCGAGCTGGGCCTGCAGGACCAGTTGGTCCATCCGACGGGACGATCGCCGCTGATCTGGTCGCAGGGCTCGCTCCACCCGTTGCCCTCACGGACGCTGATGGGCATCCCGTCGGATCCGCAGTCGATGGCCGGACTTGTCGACGCGGACACCCTCGCGCGCATCGTCGCCGAGCCGACCGTGCCGTTCGAGTGGGATCCGGCGGCCGATGTGGACGTCGCGACCCTGGTCGGCGGCCGTTTCGGTGAGCAGGTGGTGCGCCGGTCGGTCGATCCGCTCCTCGGTGGTGTCTATTCGGGGTTGTCGGACTCGATCGGGGTCCGGGCCGCGCTGCCGACGCTGGCCGCCGCGCTCGACTCGGGTGCCCCGAGCCTGTCCGCGGCCGTGCGGGCGGCGCTGCCGACACCGTCCCCGGGGCCGGTGTTCGGCACCCTGCGCGACGGCTACGGCGTCCTGCTCGCCGCGCTGCGCGACGCCGCCGCACCCGAGATGGTCCTGGACGCGTCCGCGACTGGCCTGCGCCGGGACGAGGACGGCTGGTGGATCGATCCCCTCGACCACGTCGACGGGATCGTGCTCGCGGTGCCGGCGCCGCAGATGGTCGGCCTGGTCGCCGACGCCGCACCCCCGCTGGCCGAGGCGGCCCGCGGCATCGAACTCGCATCCTCCGCGGTCGTCGCGCTGGCCCTGCCCACCGACGCCGGTGTCCCGGAGAACTCCGGGGTCCTCGTCGCGACGGGGGAGTCGTTGGGCGCGAAGGCGTTCACGCTGTCGAGCCGCAAGTGGCCGCACCTGGCCGACCGGGACGTCACGCTGGTGCGGGCGTCGTACGGACGGTTCGGGGACGCCGCCGTCGTCGATTCCACCGACGAGCAGTTGATCGCGAAGGCCCGCGCCGATCTGGAGACCGTCACGGGCGTGCGCGCCGACCCGGTCGACGCGATCGTCGCGCGCTGGCACGGCGGGCTGCCGCAGTATGCACCCGGTCACCTGGATCGGGTGGCCGCGATCGAGGCCGCCGCGGCCGACGTGGACGGGCTCGAGATCGCGGGTGCGTACCTGCACGGAGTCGGCGTCCCGGCATGCGTGGCGTCCGCGACGACGGCGGCGACACGGCTCGCGGCCCGAGTGGCAGGATGA
- the hemQ gene encoding hydrogen peroxide-dependent heme synthase, producing the protein MARLDFDKLNSTLRYAMFSVFQVQPGVLGDDRAAAVKQAQAFFDSFEDTDVVVRGIYDVAGVRADADFMIWTHAERLEDLQKLYKDFRRTTDLGQVSDPVWSNVALHRPAEFNKSHVPAFIAGEDAGDYICVYPFVRSYEWYLLPDADRRKMLADHGMAGRTYPDVRANTIPAFALGDYEWILAFEAPELDRIVDLMRDLRATEARMHVREETPFFTGPRVTVEQLVNSLP; encoded by the coding sequence ATGGCACGCCTCGATTTCGACAAGCTCAATTCCACCCTTCGCTACGCGATGTTCTCCGTCTTCCAGGTGCAGCCCGGCGTCCTCGGTGACGACCGCGCCGCAGCCGTGAAGCAGGCGCAGGCGTTCTTCGACTCGTTCGAGGACACCGACGTCGTCGTGCGCGGCATCTACGACGTCGCCGGCGTCCGCGCCGACGCCGACTTCATGATCTGGACGCACGCGGAGCGCCTCGAGGATCTGCAGAAGCTGTACAAGGACTTCCGCCGCACCACCGACCTCGGCCAGGTGAGCGACCCGGTGTGGTCCAACGTCGCGCTGCACCGTCCCGCCGAGTTCAACAAGAGCCACGTTCCGGCCTTCATCGCCGGCGAGGATGCGGGCGACTACATCTGCGTGTACCCGTTCGTCCGCTCGTACGAGTGGTACCTGCTGCCCGACGCCGACCGTCGCAAGATGCTCGCCGATCACGGCATGGCCGGCCGCACCTACCCGGATGTCCGCGCCAACACGATCCCGGCGTTCGCGCTCGGCGACTACGAGTGGATCCTCGCGTTCGAGGCCCCGGAGCTGGACCGCATCGTCGACCTGATGCGCGACCTGCGCGCTACCGAGGCCCGCATGCACGTGCGTGAGGAGACCCCGTTCTTCACCGGTCCGCGGGTCACCGTCGAGCAGCTGGTCAACTCGCTGCCCTGA